One part of the Eucalyptus grandis isolate ANBG69807.140 chromosome 10, ASM1654582v1, whole genome shotgun sequence genome encodes these proteins:
- the LOC104424125 gene encoding probable LRR receptor-like serine/threonine-protein kinase At3g47570, whose protein sequence is MESRKLLPFINLCLLLPCTYFTLSHSAKLGNDTDKQALLAFKNQITHDPFATLSNWNDSVHFCQWNGVICSSRHERIMVLDLRSRNLTGTISPHIGNLTFLRKVNLRYNYFHGKIPKEMGSLYRLQVIGLTQNLLQGGIPINLTQCTELRILDLVANSLEGRIPPELGKLEKLTKLGLAVNNLTGPIPKSLANLTFLREFSLSENRLSGDIPKDLGQLRQLRMFQISSNGFLTGSIPAQLFNLSLMEYFGVSENQLVGEIPTDIGFTLPNVRMLLLGKNHFYGSIPSSITNASKLEWLFISFGQLTGSIPQDLGKLKNLVRLNLGMNKLGNGEGNDLGFLSSLVNCTKLELLAFNNNSLSGVLPNHITNLSTNLNYLLIGANRISGSIPNDIQKLENLIEISMEENLFTRQIPTSIGLIKNLQVLSIFGNKFSGEIPQSIGNLTSLVELGLDDNSLQGNIPSTLGNCQSLQRLSLADNNLSGTIPKEVIGIPSITDWLELAANKLTGSIPVELGKMRQITHLDLSDNRLSGELPSSLVNCDSLEFLYLSGNLFQGSIPSSLKGLKGIQELDLSRNNFSGKIPNFLASLTFLKNLNLSFNNLEGEVPEGEIFKNASEISIAGNGNLCGGPATLHLQKCTPPRLSQWRHLYFRILIILIISVGTCAILICSIFLLYRKKSVRRRKSFETTPTEDEKKFQKITYAELSRATDGFSSAKKIGTGSYGSVYKGCSGELVVAVKVLDLQQRGASKSFIAECKALRLIRHRNLLKIVTSCSSIDFAGNEFKALVYNYMPNGSLERWLHVDNADDQNSGRGQLSFVQRVRIAIDIAQALDYLHHHADPPVVHCDLKPSNVLLDNDMTAHVGDFGLARLLHDKNPQIQSSLSTGAFKGTIGYVAPEYGMAGEISTRGDVYSFGILVMEMFTGKKPTDEMFMEDLSLHSYVNRAIPDGVAEIVDSRLLEEVFHHQDIHRATTSRQQSKAQESLTSILKIGTLCSAEQPGERLDMKEVVMKLQSLREMI, encoded by the exons ATGGAATCGAGAAAGCTTTTGCCATTCATCAATCTCTGCCTTCTGCTTCCTTGCACTtacttcactctctctcactctgcTAAACTAGGGAATGACACAGATAAACAGGCCTTATTGGCATTCAAAAACCAGATAACCCATGACCCTTTTGCCACGCTGAGCAATTGGAACGATTCGGTCCATTTTTGCCAGTGGAATGGGGTTATTTGCAGCAGTCGACATGAGAGGATCATGGTGCTAGACCTCCGGTCCAGGAACTTGACAGGTACTATCTCACCGCATATAGGAAACTTGACATTCTTGAGGAAGGTCAATCTGCGGTATAATTACTTCCATGGCAAGATCCCGAAAGAAATGGGAAGTCTGTATCGACTTCAAGTGATCGGACTGACCCAGAATCTTTTGCAAGGTGGGATTCCTATAAATCTCACTCAGTGCACAGAGCTGAGGATTCTCGATTTAGTCGCAAACAGCCTTGAAGGAAGAATTCCGCCGGAGCTGGGCAAGCTTGAAAAGCTTACGAAATTAGGACTTGCTGTCAACAACTTGACAGGTCCAATCCCAAAATCACTTGCCAACCTCACGTTTctcagggaattttctctatctgAAAACAGACTCAGTGGCGACATTCCTAAAGACCTTGGCCAGCTGAGGCAGCTCCGCATGTTCCAAATCTCGTCAAACGGATTCTTGACAGGTTCGATTCCTGCTCAgctcttcaatctctctcttaTGGAGTACTTTGGTGTGTCAGAGAACCAACTTGTCGGAGAAATTCCAACCGATATAGGATTTACTCTTCCAAACGTTCGGATGCTTCTCTTGGGAAAAAACCACTTTTACGGTTCAATTCCAAGCTCCATAACTAATGCAAGTAAGCTCGAGTggctttttatttcatttggcCAGTTGACCGGTTCAATACCTCAAGATTTGGGGAAGCTGAAAAACCTCGTGAGGTTGAATCTAGGGATGAACAAGCTTGGAAACGGTGAAGGGAATGACCTTGGATTTCTTTCCTCGTTAGTGAACTGCACGAAACTTGAGCTCCTCGCCTTCAACAACAACAGTCTCAGTGGGGTTTTGCCAAATCACATAACCAATCTCTCTACAAACCTCAATTACCTTCTGATAGGGGCCAATAGAATTTCTGGTAGCATCCCAAACGACATTCAAAAGCTCGAAAACCTGATCGAGATCAGCATGGAGGAGAATCTCTTTACCAGACAAATCCCCACCTCCATTGGGCTTATCAAGAACCTGCAGGTTTTGTCAATTTTCGGCAACAAATTTTCGGGGGAAATTCCTCAATCCATTGGTAATCTTACTTCCTTGGTAGAACTTGGTTTGGATGATAATTCTCTGCAGGGAAACATACCTTCAACCCTAGGAAACTGTCAGAGTCTTCAGAGGCTTTCTTTGGCAGATAATAACCTTTCAGGTACTATACCTAAAGAGGTCATTGGTATTCCTTCCATAACAGATTGGTTAGAGTTGGCTGCAAATAAGCTAACCGGTTCGATACCGGtagaattaggaaaaatgagACAGATTACACATCTAGACTTATCAGACAACAGACTATCAGGAGAGCTACCTAGTTCCCTTGTAAACTGTGATAGCTTGGAATTCTTGTATCTAAGCGGAAATCTTTTCCAGGGATCGATTCCTTCCTCCTTAAAAGGTCTGAAGGGGATTCAAGAACTCGATCTCTCGCGCAACAACTTCTCAGGCAAAATTCCCAATTTCCTCGCCTCTCTTACATTCctgaaaaatttgaacttgtcATTCAATAATCTGGAAGGTGAGGTCCCGGAAGGTGAAATCTTCAAGAACGCAAGTGAAATCTCAATTGCAGGAAACGGTAATCTTTGTGGGGGCCCAGCAACATTGCATCTCCAGAAATGCACACCCCCCAGA ctatctcagtgGCGACATTTGTATTTCAGGATATTGATAATCCTCATAATTTCTGTCGGAACATGCGCGATCTTGATATGTTCCATTTTCTTACTTTATAGGAAGAAAAGTGTTCGGAGGAGGAAATCGTTTGAGACGACTCCTACAGAGgatgaaaagaaatttcagaaaatcacATATGCTGAGCTTTCCAGAGCAACAGATGGCTTCTCTTCAGCTAAAAAGATAGGGACCGGCAGTTACGGTTCAGTGTACAAAGGATGCAGCGGAGAATTGGTTGTTGCAGTGAAAGTGCTCGACCTCCAGCAACGTGGAGCTTCGAAGAGTTTTATAGCAGAATGCAAAGCCTTAAGATTGATCCGGCATCGTAATCTCTTGAAGATAGTCACTTCTTGTTCGAGCATTGATTTTGCTGGGAATGAGTTCAAGGCGCTGGTCTACAACTACATGCCGAATGGCAGTCTGGAGAGGTGGTTGCATGTAGATAATGCAGATGACCAGAATTCTGGCCGAGGGCAACTCAGTTTTGTGCAGAGGGTAAGAATAGCCATTGACATAGCTCAGGCTCTGGACTATCTCCATCACCACGCGGACCCTCCAGTTGTTCACTGTGATCTTAAGCCGAGCAATGTCCTCCTTGACAATGACATGACCGCGCATGTCGGCGATTTTGGATTAGCGAGGCTCCTCCATGATAAGAACCCTCAGATTCAATCGAGCTTGAGTACTGGTGCCTTTAAGGGTACGATTGGGTATGTTGCTCcag AATATGGAATGGCTGGTGAGATTTCAACTAGGGGGGATGTGTACAGCTTTGGGATTCTAGTGATGGAGATGTTCACTGGGAAGAAGCCAACTGATGAGATGTTCATGGAAGATCTCAGCCTCCACAGCTACGTGAACAGGGCTATTCCGGATGGAGTGGCCGAAATAGTCGACTCGAGACTACTCGAAGAAGTCTTCCACCATCAAGACATCCACAGGGCAACCACTTCGAGACAGCAAAGCAAAGCTCAAGAGAGCCTGACCTCCATACTGAAAATCGGTACCTTATGCTCTGCCGAACAGCCCGGAGAACGACTTGACATGAAGGAGGTCGTCATGAAGTTGCAATCACTCAGAGAAATGATCTAG
- the LOC104422984 gene encoding protein NODULATION SIGNALING PATHWAY 1 — protein sequence MAAIVDRHLYPPPARSMIARFLKHKFPSPSSFSFLSISLCLAECPVVVPIERKMTIEEAEPNPHVLGWIEDSVPLFPSFLHDPYDPAEINGYNWWDPNQDFAHDLINTSSASIASTVTTADSNTHADTTAVTTHTATDPTAAATTNHSEESVKQETSKKRKASLGNQDHTRRRNRSVSTIENPGSFNVKAAKPVLGGVKRPSSKKRPAMSSGNNSNGGNKEGRWAEQLLNPCAAAITANNLTRVQHLLYVLHELASPTGDPNHRLASHGLRALTYHLSPSTSLPSSAPFTFSSAEPRFFQKSLLRFNESSPWFAFPSNIVNSSILQVLSDEPDKSRNLHIVDIGVSHGAQWPTLLDNLSRRPGGPPPLVRLTVISPTGEGGNADIPFSMAPPGHDVSPLLLGFAKTLNINLEINRPGKLPLQSLNPQSINTSPDETLIVSAQFRLHYLSHSDRTEFLKSVRALSPKGMILTENNENCACAGCVDFATGFSRRIEYLWRFLDSTSAAFKGRETEERRLMEGEAARALTSTAEMNEGRERWCERMREAGFTGEGLGEDAIDGGRALLRKHDGNWEMKVEEDGGSHCCVSLGWKGQPVSFCSLWKLSGGGK from the coding sequence ATGGCAGCGATTGTTGATCGCCATCTCTATCCTCCTCCTGCTCGGTCAATGATCGCACGCTTCCTTAAACACAAattcccctccccctcctccttctccttcttatCTATCTCTCTCTGCCTCGCTGAGTGCCCGGTTGTCGTTCCTATCGAGCGAAAAATGACCATTGAAGAAGCGGAGCCGAATCCTCACGTCCTAGGCTGGATAGAGGACTCGGTGCCGCTCTTCCCTTCGTTTCTCCATGACCCATATGACCCTGCCGAGATCAATGGCTACAACTGGTGGGATCCGAATCAAGATTTCGCGCACGATCTCATCAACACCAGCTCGGCTTCCATCGCCAGCACCGTCACCACAGCAGACAGCAATACTCACGCTGATACAACCGCCGTCACCACACACACGGCCACAGATCCTACCGCTGCCGCCACCACTAACCATTCAGAAGAGTCGGTCAAACAGGAAACGTCCAAGAAGAGAAAAGCATCGTTAGGTAATCAAGATCACACCCGAAGGAGAAACCGAAGTGTTAGTACCATTGAGAACCCCGGATCCTTCAATGTGAAGGCGGCAAAACCAGTGCTGGGAGGAGTGAAGAGGCCTTCCAGCAAGAAACGCCCAGCTATGTCCTCGGGAAACAACAGCAACGGCGGTAACAAGGAAGGGAGGTGGGCGGAGCAGTTGCTCAACCCGTGCGCAGCCGCCATCACTGCCAACAACCTCACACGGGTGCAACACCTCCTCTATGTTCTCCACGAACTAGCCTCCCCGACCGGTGATCCCAACCACCGCCTCGCCTCACATGGCCTCCGTGCCTTGACCTACCACCTGTCCCCGTCCACCTCTCTCCCATCATCagctcctttcacattctcatCGGCAGAGCCGCGCTTCTTCCAGAAATCTCTCCTCAGGTTCAACGAGAGCAGCCCCTGGTTCGCCTTCCCGAGCAACATCGTGAACTCCTCCATCCTCCAAGTCCTCAGCGACGAACCAGACAAGTCACGGAACCTCCACATCGTCGACATCGGCGTCTCCCACGGCGCACAGTGGCCGACGCTGCTAGACAACCTCAGCCGCCGCCCCGGCGGGCCCCCTCCGCTGGTCCGCCTCACTGTGATCTCTCCCACGGGGGAAGGTGGCAACGCTGACATCCCCTTCTCCATGGCTCCCCCAGGCCACGACGTGTCCCCGCTCCTCCTTGGGTTCGCCAAGACCCTCAACATCAACCTCGAAATCAACCGCCCCGGCAAGCTCCCCCTCCAAAGCCTAAATCCCCAATCCATCAACACCTCCCCGGACGAAACCCTTATTGTCTCCGCCCAATTCCGCCTCCATTACCTGAGCCACAGCGACCGCACCGAGTTCCTCAAATCCGTCCGAGCCCTGAGCCCGAAGGGCATGATTCTGACAGAGAACAATGAAAACTGCGCATGCGCAGGGTGCGTGGACTTCGCAACTGGGTTCTCCCGGCGGATCGAGTACCTGTGGCGGTTCCTGGACTCGACGAGCGCGGCGTTCAAAGGGAGGGAGACCGAGGAGAGGAGGTTGATGGAGGGAGAGGCAGCGAGGGCTCTGACAAGCACGGCGGAGATGAACGAGGGGAGGGAGAGGTGGTGCGAGCGGATGAGGGAGGCAGGGTTCACTGGGGAGGGGCTCGGCGAGGACGCCATCGACGGAGGGCGAGCTCTGCTGAGGAAGCACGACGGGAACTGGGAGATGAAGGTGGAGGAAGACGGCGGGAGCCATTGCTGCGTCAGCTTAGGGTGGAAAGGTCAGCCTGTGTCCTTCTGTTCGTTATGGAAGTTGAGCGGTGGCGGGAAATGA
- the LOC104422985 gene encoding uncharacterized protein LOC104422985 isoform X2, translating to MSTVASGLIFLTARKAIQIFPENVKKLWRKWELRVMIIVSLVLQIVLVMFASRRKSTKASWIASLVWLSYLLADSVATLSLGLVSSSSGGNSSDPNSRLLVFWSPFLLLHLAGPDTITAYSTEDNELWTRHLLSLVTQVVAAFYAFLTSWSTSVLTFITIPVFISGVIKYGERTWVLRSASSDHFQAPELSPPTKLLDMNLRPGEKYLYEAFYLFGMFKHLFTGVILDSDEAEYSYFIICKKSAEEAFKLVEVELSLMYDLIYTKAKVAYSIPGILLRFITFSSAVSVLIIFCTAIDEHVYLHVDVAITMLLLVGAIALEVYAGFTAVFSDWTMLLLIELRKPLGHFLYRTISSSRLFSFYSKRWSGSMGQLNLISYCSTDRCSDSGFDPRIVKEMLGERGDFTLQKRNCLEELQWSTIRVDFDRSLLLWHIATDLCYYSDLNEDSLAACKMSQLLSDYMLHIQVTRPFLLPKSIGRTKYLEETYKQVTAFFRQGGLKTKSGRDARDLLFYKKNLHSLRMSTNSLVLLNAHRLAKRLQSLVTELGWTKEQLWDMVCEVWVEMLIYAAGKCEWTNHAQQLRQGGELLTHVCLLMAHLGLSEQIQPKVVNIIVSEMMDVPDFAGRSVGDPMFGVFPA from the exons ATGTCAACTG TCGCCAGTGGCCTAATCTTTCTCACTGCGAGGAAGGCCATTCAGATTTTCCCAGAAAATGTGAAGAAGCTGTGGAGAAAATGGGAGCTCCGGGTGATGATCATAGTTAGTCTTGTCTTGCAAATCGTGCTCGTGATGTTCGCCTCAAGGCGAAAATCCACAAAAGCCAGCTGGATCGCGTCCCTCGTCTGGTTATCGTACTTATTGGCAGACTCCGTCGCGACCCTCTCACTGGGGCTTGTCTCAAGCAGCAGCGGAGGAAATTCCTCAGACCCGAACAGCAGGCTGCTGGTGTTTTGGTCCCCGTTCCTCCTCTTACACCTTGCAGGCCCCGACACCATCACTGCTTACTCGACCGAGGACAATGAGTTATGGACAAGGCACTTGCTCAGCCTAGTGACCCAAGTAGTTGCTGCCTTTTATGCCTTCCTCACTTCTTGGAGCACAAGCGTTCTCACATTTATAACGATCCCCGTGTTCATTTCTGGGGTAATAAAGTATGGAGAGAGGACTTGGGTGCTCAGGTCTGCGAGCTCTGACCACTTTCAAGCCCCTGAACTGTCACCACCTACTAAGTTGCTAGATATGAATCTAAGGCCCGGTGAGAAGTACCTTTACGAAGCCTTTTACCTGTTCGGCATGTTCAAGCATCTGTTCACTGGGGTCATCCTTGACTCTGATGAAGCCGAATACAGCTACTTTATCATTTGCAAGAAGTCGGCTGAAGAAGCATTCAAATTGGTCGAAGTCGAGCTGAGTCTCATGTATGACCTGATCTACACGAAGGCAAAAGTAGCCTACTCTATACCCGGCATCCTCCTTCGTTTCATTACCTTCTCGTCCGCTGTTTCTGTGCTGATTATCTTTTGCACTGCCATTGATGAGCATGTTTACTTGCACGTTGATGTGGCAATAACTATGTTATTGTTGGTGGGAGCTATTGCTTTGGAGGTTTACGCAGGATTTACTGCTGTATTTTCTGATTGGACGATGCTGTTGTTGATAGAGCTGAGGAAGCCTTTGGGGCATTTCCTGTATCGAACAATATCGTCTTCccgattattttcattttacagCAAGAGGTGGTCGGGATCCATGGGACAACTCAACTTAATAAGCTATTGCTCAACCGACAG GTGCAGCGACTCGGGGTTTGATCCCAGAATCGTTAAGGAGATGCTTGGTGAAAGAGGCGATTTCACTCTTCAGAAGAGGAATTGTCTCGAAGAACTCCAGTGGAGCACCATCAGGGTAGACTTTGATCGGAGCCTCCTTCTTTGGCACATCGCTACTGATCTCTGCTACTACTCCGACCTCAACGAAGACAGCCTTGCCGCTTGCAAAATGAGCCAATTACTGTCTGATTATATGCTGCATATCCAAGTCACACGTCCCTTTTTGCTACCTAAATCAATTGGCCGGACGAAATATCTTGAAGAAACGTACAAGCAGGTGACGGCTTTCTTTCGGCAAGGAGGGTTGAAAACAAAGAGTGGAAGAGATGCCCGAGATCTATTGTTTTACAAGAAAAACTTGCATTCCCTGCGAATGAGTACAAATAGCTTGGTGCTGCTAAATGCCCATAGGCTCGCCAAACGATTGCAGTCTCTTGTGACGGAGTTGGGTTGGACAAAGGAGCAATTATGGGACATGGTATGCGAAGTTTGGGTTGAGATGCTGATTTATGCAGCAGGCAAGTGCGAGTGGACCAACCACGCGCAGCAACTCCGACAAGGCGGAGAGTTGCTGACTCACGTATGCCTCCTTATGGCACATCTCGGCTTATCAGAACAGATCCAACCAAAGGTGGTGAACATTATAGTCTCGGAAATGATGGATGTTCCTGATTTTGCAGGAAGGAGCGTAGGCGATCCCATGTTCGGCGTATTTCCTGCATAA
- the LOC104422985 gene encoding uncharacterized protein LOC104422985 isoform X1 — MSTVASGLIFLTARKAIQIFPENVKKLWRKWELRVMIIVSLVLQIVLVMFASRRKSTKASWIASLVWLSYLLADSVATLSLGLVSSSSGGNSSDPNSRLLVFWSPFLLLHLAGPDTITAYSTEDNELWTRHLLSLVTQVVAAFYAFLTSWSTSVLTFITIPVFISGVIKYGERTWVLRSASSDHFQAPELSPPTKLLDMNLRPGEKYLYEAFYLFGMFKHLFTGVILDSDEAEYSYFIICKKSAEEAFKLVEVELSLMYDLIYTKAKVAYSIPGILLRFITFSSAVSVLIIFCTAIDEHVYLHVDVAITMLLLVGAIALEVYAGFTAVFSDWTMLLLIELRKPLGHFLYRTISSSRLFSFYSKRWSGSMGQLNLISYCSTDRFVKFIEDEPFGFYFTLETYWQVMQVEVSVLLKEQIFKRLIENHSRCSDSGFDPRIVKEMLGERGDFTLQKRNCLEELQWSTIRVDFDRSLLLWHIATDLCYYSDLNEDSLAACKMSQLLSDYMLHIQVTRPFLLPKSIGRTKYLEETYKQVTAFFRQGGLKTKSGRDARDLLFYKKNLHSLRMSTNSLVLLNAHRLAKRLQSLVTELGWTKEQLWDMVCEVWVEMLIYAAGKCEWTNHAQQLRQGGELLTHVCLLMAHLGLSEQIQPKVVNIIVSEMMDVPDFAGRSVGDPMFGVFPA, encoded by the exons ATGTCAACTG TCGCCAGTGGCCTAATCTTTCTCACTGCGAGGAAGGCCATTCAGATTTTCCCAGAAAATGTGAAGAAGCTGTGGAGAAAATGGGAGCTCCGGGTGATGATCATAGTTAGTCTTGTCTTGCAAATCGTGCTCGTGATGTTCGCCTCAAGGCGAAAATCCACAAAAGCCAGCTGGATCGCGTCCCTCGTCTGGTTATCGTACTTATTGGCAGACTCCGTCGCGACCCTCTCACTGGGGCTTGTCTCAAGCAGCAGCGGAGGAAATTCCTCAGACCCGAACAGCAGGCTGCTGGTGTTTTGGTCCCCGTTCCTCCTCTTACACCTTGCAGGCCCCGACACCATCACTGCTTACTCGACCGAGGACAATGAGTTATGGACAAGGCACTTGCTCAGCCTAGTGACCCAAGTAGTTGCTGCCTTTTATGCCTTCCTCACTTCTTGGAGCACAAGCGTTCTCACATTTATAACGATCCCCGTGTTCATTTCTGGGGTAATAAAGTATGGAGAGAGGACTTGGGTGCTCAGGTCTGCGAGCTCTGACCACTTTCAAGCCCCTGAACTGTCACCACCTACTAAGTTGCTAGATATGAATCTAAGGCCCGGTGAGAAGTACCTTTACGAAGCCTTTTACCTGTTCGGCATGTTCAAGCATCTGTTCACTGGGGTCATCCTTGACTCTGATGAAGCCGAATACAGCTACTTTATCATTTGCAAGAAGTCGGCTGAAGAAGCATTCAAATTGGTCGAAGTCGAGCTGAGTCTCATGTATGACCTGATCTACACGAAGGCAAAAGTAGCCTACTCTATACCCGGCATCCTCCTTCGTTTCATTACCTTCTCGTCCGCTGTTTCTGTGCTGATTATCTTTTGCACTGCCATTGATGAGCATGTTTACTTGCACGTTGATGTGGCAATAACTATGTTATTGTTGGTGGGAGCTATTGCTTTGGAGGTTTACGCAGGATTTACTGCTGTATTTTCTGATTGGACGATGCTGTTGTTGATAGAGCTGAGGAAGCCTTTGGGGCATTTCCTGTATCGAACAATATCGTCTTCccgattattttcattttacagCAAGAGGTGGTCGGGATCCATGGGACAACTCAACTTAATAAGCTATTGCTCAACCGACAGGTTTGTGAAGTTCATCGAAGATGAGCCATTTGGCTTCTATTTCACGTTAGAAACATATTGGCAAGTGATGCAGGTGGAAGTGAGCGTCCTTTTAAAAGAACAGATCTTTAAGCGACTGATAGAGAATCATTCTAGGTGCAGCGACTCGGGGTTTGATCCCAGAATCGTTAAGGAGATGCTTGGTGAAAGAGGCGATTTCACTCTTCAGAAGAGGAATTGTCTCGAAGAACTCCAGTGGAGCACCATCAGGGTAGACTTTGATCGGAGCCTCCTTCTTTGGCACATCGCTACTGATCTCTGCTACTACTCCGACCTCAACGAAGACAGCCTTGCCGCTTGCAAAATGAGCCAATTACTGTCTGATTATATGCTGCATATCCAAGTCACACGTCCCTTTTTGCTACCTAAATCAATTGGCCGGACGAAATATCTTGAAGAAACGTACAAGCAGGTGACGGCTTTCTTTCGGCAAGGAGGGTTGAAAACAAAGAGTGGAAGAGATGCCCGAGATCTATTGTTTTACAAGAAAAACTTGCATTCCCTGCGAATGAGTACAAATAGCTTGGTGCTGCTAAATGCCCATAGGCTCGCCAAACGATTGCAGTCTCTTGTGACGGAGTTGGGTTGGACAAAGGAGCAATTATGGGACATGGTATGCGAAGTTTGGGTTGAGATGCTGATTTATGCAGCAGGCAAGTGCGAGTGGACCAACCACGCGCAGCAACTCCGACAAGGCGGAGAGTTGCTGACTCACGTATGCCTCCTTATGGCACATCTCGGCTTATCAGAACAGATCCAACCAAAGGTGGTGAACATTATAGTCTCGGAAATGATGGATGTTCCTGATTTTGCAGGAAGGAGCGTAGGCGATCCCATGTTCGGCGTATTTCCTGCATAA
- the LOC104424126 gene encoding transcription factor MYB1, with translation MVRSPCCAKVGINKGAWSSQEDEILINYVKIHGEGKWRKVAQNAGLNRCAKSCRFRWLNYLRPGIKRGDITKDEEDLIIRLHQLLGNRWALIAGRLPGRTDNEIKNYWNTNLAKKSLKLGIDPLGPIPGTILKSD, from the exons atggtgaGAAGTCCATGCTGTGCTAAGGTAGGGATCAACAAGGGAGCTTGGTCTTCCCAAGAGGATGAAATCCTCATCAACTATGTCAAGATTCATGGAGAAGGCAAGTGGAGAAAAGTTGCCCAGAATGCAG GTTTGAACAGATGCGCCAAGAGCTGCAGGTTTAGGTGGTTGAATTACTTAAGGCCTGGCATCAAACGAGGTGACATAaccaaggatgaagaagatctCATTATTAGACTCCACCAGCTTCTCGGCAACAG GTGGGCCTTAATAGCGGGGAGGCTTCCCGGACGAACAGACAATGAAATAAAGAACTACTGGAATACAAATCTGGCCAAA AAATCCTTGAAACTGGGAATTGATCCTCTTGGTCCGATTCCCGGTACCATATTGAAATCGGACTGA
- the LOC104422986 gene encoding transcription factor MYB1, translated as MVRRPCCDKQGTNKGAWSAEEDEVLINYVKIHGEGKWRRVAQNAGLNRCAKSCRLRWLNYLRPGIKRGDITEEEEDLIIRLHRLLGNRWALIAGRLPGRTDNEIKNYWNTTLAKKYGSFSPRSCVRKPNSEQKMLHYQNHGPTNNSDRINANQPSGAGTCGIAIIPQEEKHCLEEKSIGLVGNSCSIDNQDLFSSLLVRDEGAEDHLSFLMSIDINKDFMTGVTGSDSQLCPSNRTAHEDNNYDIFGELHNNNLTSSSPIDVTSDDQVVKVESKVMCDQQLSLHVELKKLASFLDLEDEWN; from the exons atggTGAGAAGACCATGTTGTGACAAGCAAGGGACGAATAAAGGAGCTTGGTctgctgaagaagatgaagtccTCATCAACTATGTCAAGATTCATGGTGAAGGCAAGTGGAGACGTGTTGCTCAAAATGCTG GTTTGAACAGATGTGCCAAGAGTTGCAGACTTAGATGGTTGAACTACTTGAGACCCGGCATCAAACGAGGCGAcatcaccgaggaagaagaagatctcATCATCCGGCTCCACCGTCTTCTCGGCAACCG GTGGGCCTTGATCGCAGGGAGGCTTCCAGGACGAACGGACAATGAGATAAAGAATTACTGGAACACCACGCTCGCCAAGAAGTACGGATCTTTCTCCCCACGGTCTTGTGTGAGAAAACCGAACAGCGAGCAGAAAATGTTGCATTACCAAAATCATGGGCCGACGAATAACTCCGACCGAATTAATGCAAACCAGCCATCAGGGGCTGGTACATGCGGAATTGCTATTATACCTCAAGAAGAAAAGCACTGTTTGGAGGAGAAAAGCATTGGCTTGGTCGGTAACAGCTGCAGCATTGACAATCAAGACTTGTTTTCTTCACTTCTGGTCCGAGATGAAGGCGCTGAGGATCATCTGAGCTTTTTGATGAGCATAGACATCAATAAGGATTTCATGACGGGAGTTACCGGGTCGGATTCACAGTTATGTCCCAGTAATAGAACAGCGCATGAAGACAATAATTATGACATTTTTGGCGAGCTCCACAATAATAATCTCACGTCTTCATCTCCTATTGATGTCACTTCTGATGATCAAGTAGTCAAGGTTGAAAGTAAGGTGATGTGCGATCAGCAACTGTCACTACATGTGGAGCTGAAGAAGCTGGCCTCGTTTCTTGATTTGGAAGACGAatggaattga